In Mycoplasmopsis fermentans PG18, one genomic interval encodes:
- a CDS encoding potassium channel family protein gives MERETNLIKNKKINDIFEAIGIIVTVDNDLKTNNKKHRITLWIFRTLYLVFIALFVLFGFVSFILLKYSNHKNTFDKAIKFIEISSFFVFVVDWLIHWITYPARDKKSKNIGVSYLKYLITSGNIILILTFLPSLYVINNFLPEANQSNALKAFNGFKFLRILRLIMLLNVFVVFKNISESVSNEKVLFFNIFLFIGILIVLFALTVWYTETEYVNNLVRELPEVKANPTKFESEKIKFYTEHTNIVKNFGDALYFSAITLTTIGYGDYIPYSGFTKMIVPLISIVGIAIIAIPGGMVAASVLTSFQKKKDNKEKANELAEIIDAEIERRVKERIKEEEKEMKHDLLHRFDETIQKEKELKHTNEHASHDHKVHK, from the coding sequence ATGGAAAGAGAAACTAACTTAATAAAAAATAAGAAAATAAATGACATTTTTGAAGCAATTGGAATAATTGTTACAGTTGATAACGATTTAAAAACAAACAACAAAAAACATAGAATTACATTATGAATTTTTAGAACACTTTATTTAGTTTTCATTGCACTTTTTGTTCTATTTGGATTTGTTAGCTTTATTTTATTAAAGTATTCAAATCATAAAAATACTTTTGATAAAGCAATTAAATTTATTGAAATTTCTTCATTTTTTGTTTTTGTTGTTGACTGATTAATACATTGAATCACTTATCCAGCAAGAGACAAGAAAAGTAAAAATATAGGAGTTTCATATTTAAAATATTTGATTACAAGCGGCAATATTATTTTGATTCTTACATTTTTGCCTTCACTTTATGTGATTAATAATTTCTTGCCTGAAGCTAATCAAAGTAATGCATTAAAAGCTTTTAACGGCTTTAAGTTTTTAAGAATTTTAAGATTAATTATGCTTTTAAATGTTTTTGTAGTTTTTAAAAATATTTCAGAATCTGTATCAAATGAAAAAGTTTTGTTTTTCAATATCTTCTTATTTATAGGTATTTTGATCGTTTTATTTGCTCTTACAGTTTGATATACAGAAACAGAATATGTAAATAATTTAGTTAGAGAATTACCTGAAGTTAAAGCTAATCCAACTAAATTTGAAAGTGAAAAAATTAAGTTTTATACAGAACACACCAACATTGTAAAAAACTTTGGAGATGCCTTATACTTTAGTGCCATAACCTTAACAACTATTGGTTATGGAGACTATATTCCTTATAGTGGTTTTACAAAAATGATTGTGCCCTTAATTTCTATTGTTGGTATTGCAATTATTGCTATACCTGGTGGTATGGTAGCAGCAAGTGTTTTAACTAGTTTTCAAAAGAAAAAAGATAATAAAGAAAAAGCTAATGAGCTTGCTGAAATAATTGATGCAGAAATTGAAAGAAGAGTTAAAGAAAGAATTAAAGAAGAAGAAAAAGAAATGAAACACGATTTATTACATCGTTTTGATGAAACAATTCAAAAAGAAAAAGAATTAAAACACACAAACGAACACGCATCTCATGATCATAAAGTTCATAAATAA
- a CDS encoding MAG3240 family lipoprotein, which produces MKKYFLNRFILGSALSFAPIISASCVQKQEVPFEDKLIESKYENSSIIGLKDKDLLKLNLNQIKYFIEQTNKLRLKNNFELKQVVKENDNLFLSINNKKYSLKSFLKSVNDNWDILSKNWEIVTNKNNSLIRKGNNSTDVNVFFENDNSNFKNLGYVNYVKRLFKSKYNNLANASKNLPDLQMILQVAISGSNRFSIWKNQLSSNLLRIENIFDENAILNQFKEYFEKQATFYLKAYKIVNKENKEFEKLIITSKEKEEYKGKNILKIKVDLLDKNNQSILNNDQKNKVFYLMDFQDSNPRYHAFQKYGNFEIDSSLETNEKSKSLFNEMFKEPTLSFEKNMFNFNDFDSLMHPSKPYLGFNLNSFMQFYNAYKEKVKINVPDENYEAKIKEIKFDKILNNSHSIGKAIVEIKNKKTNRVQEANWFTIDFTYAHKHIFDGFYIQNKLDCDPLKNDEFFSYYINKGIGTNNELKLPEGINAEEFYNTNLIDIVNFIIYQNRDSFNIWNNKKMNKNSVLEIIQNKAEFEKKISTLISQYVLKFFINNKKPGYEELIKEVKVTIDPNNDYDALKYGVGKLPIRIDFINHKNEDMIKNISERKFLLGGFVGYDFSDIEAKLKTLTDADFERPLKDKTPPYLIKN; this is translated from the coding sequence ATGAAAAAATATTTTTTGAATAGATTTATTTTAGGTAGTGCTTTATCTTTTGCTCCAATAATATCTGCTTCTTGTGTTCAAAAACAAGAAGTTCCTTTTGAAGACAAATTAATTGAATCAAAATATGAAAATAGTTCAATAATTGGCTTAAAGGACAAAGATTTACTTAAATTAAATTTAAATCAAATAAAGTATTTTATCGAGCAAACTAATAAATTAAGATTAAAAAATAATTTTGAACTAAAACAAGTTGTAAAAGAAAATGATAATCTATTTTTGTCAATAAATAATAAAAAATATTCATTAAAAAGTTTTTTAAAATCAGTTAATGATAATTGGGATATATTATCAAAAAATTGAGAAATTGTTACAAATAAAAATAATAGCCTTATTAGAAAAGGCAACAATAGTACTGACGTAAATGTGTTTTTTGAAAATGATAATTCAAATTTTAAAAATTTAGGCTATGTTAATTATGTTAAAAGATTGTTTAAATCAAAATACAACAATTTAGCAAATGCTTCTAAAAATTTACCTGATTTACAAATGATTTTACAAGTTGCAATTTCAGGAAGTAATAGATTTTCAATTTGAAAAAATCAACTAAGTTCAAACTTATTAAGAATTGAAAATATTTTTGATGAAAATGCTATTTTAAATCAATTCAAAGAATACTTCGAAAAACAAGCAACTTTTTACTTAAAAGCCTATAAAATAGTTAATAAAGAAAATAAAGAATTTGAAAAATTAATTATTACAAGTAAAGAAAAAGAAGAGTACAAAGGCAAGAATATTTTAAAAATAAAAGTAGATTTATTAGATAAAAATAATCAAAGTATATTAAATAATGATCAAAAAAATAAAGTCTTTTATTTGATGGATTTTCAAGATTCTAATCCTAGATATCATGCATTTCAAAAATATGGAAATTTTGAAATCGATTCTTCATTAGAAACAAATGAAAAAAGCAAATCTTTATTTAATGAAATGTTTAAGGAACCAACACTTTCATTTGAAAAAAATATGTTCAATTTTAATGATTTTGATTCATTAATGCACCCTTCAAAACCTTATTTAGGTTTTAATCTTAATTCTTTTATGCAATTCTATAACGCTTATAAAGAAAAGGTCAAAATTAATGTTCCTGATGAAAATTATGAAGCAAAAATAAAAGAAATAAAATTTGACAAAATATTAAATAATTCACATTCAATAGGCAAGGCTATAGTTGAAATTAAAAACAAAAAAACTAATAGAGTACAAGAAGCTAATTGGTTTACTATTGACTTTACATATGCACATAAACATATATTTGATGGCTTTTATATTCAAAATAAATTAGATTGTGATCCTTTAAAAAATGATGAATTCTTCAGCTATTATATAAATAAAGGAATTGGAACAAATAATGAATTAAAATTACCTGAAGGCATTAATGCAGAAGAATTTTATAACACTAATTTAATAGATATTGTTAACTTTATTATTTATCAAAACAGAGATTCATTTAACATTTGAAATAATAAAAAAATGAACAAAAATAGTGTTCTAGAAATAATTCAAAATAAAGCAGAATTTGAAAAAAAAATAAGTACATTAATTTCCCAATATGTCCTTAAATTCTTTATAAACAACAAAAAACCAGGTTATGAAGAATTAATAAAAGAAGTTAAAGTTACTATTGATCCAAATAATGATTATGACGCCTTAAAATATGGCGTCGGTAAGTTACCAATTAGAATAGATTTCATTAATCATAAAAATGAAGATATGATTAAAAACATAAGTGAAAGAAAATTCTTATTAGGCGGTTTTGTTGGTTATGATTTCAGTGATATTGAAGCAAAATTAAAAACATTAACTGATGCTGATTTTGAGAGACCTCTTAAGGATAAAACTCCACCTTATTTAATCAAAAACTAA
- a CDS encoding ROK family protein, with protein sequence MKIATADIGGTNTRFALFKKNKFWSKVKFETNKNNYRETLNHIAHLCNLHKIECLALCIPGPADYDKGIVLNTPNLPGWVNKNIKKYLFKHTNLKEIITENDANVMALANHKYYKQKKSDVTQFFTVSTGLGAGLIINDQIYVGKNHLAQEIARAPLGTDEDDSFHLLPYSVELYASGTGIELRYNKLTGEKLNAKKIFALYPNNENAKKIINEGIDSLARTISTSLAFLNPSLVVFGGSVSEHNNWFIEKAIEKAKTYTIKSQYQNVKFAFDPYTDFSAVMGLYCLAKDKFK encoded by the coding sequence ATGAAAATAGCAACAGCAGATATTGGCGGAACAAATACAAGATTCGCTTTATTTAAAAAAAATAAATTTTGATCTAAAGTTAAATTTGAAACTAATAAAAATAATTATCGTGAAACTTTAAATCATATTGCTCATTTATGCAATTTGCATAAAATAGAATGCTTGGCTTTATGTATTCCAGGACCAGCCGACTATGACAAAGGAATAGTTTTAAATACACCTAATTTACCTGGTTGAGTTAACAAAAACATTAAAAAATATTTATTTAAGCATACTAATCTAAAAGAAATAATTACTGAAAACGATGCTAATGTTATGGCTTTGGCAAATCACAAATATTACAAACAAAAGAAAAGTGATGTAACTCAATTTTTCACAGTATCAACAGGTTTAGGTGCTGGTCTTATTATTAATGATCAAATATATGTTGGTAAAAATCACTTAGCTCAAGAAATCGCGAGAGCACCTTTAGGTACTGATGAAGATGACTCATTTCATTTACTTCCTTATTCAGTGGAATTGTATGCTTCAGGAACAGGCATTGAATTAAGATATAACAAATTAACAGGAGAAAAATTAAACGCTAAAAAAATTTTTGCTTTATATCCAAATAATGAAAATGCAAAAAAAATAATAAATGAAGGTATAGATTCTTTAGCTAGAACTATCTCAACTTCTTTAGCTTTTTTAAATCCAAGTCTTGTTGTTTTTGGCGGTAGTGTTAGTGAACATAATAATTGGTTTATAGAAAAAGCTATTGAAAAAGCTAAAACATATACAATTAAATCTCAATATCAAAATGTAAAATTTGCTTTTGATCCTTATACAGATTTCAGCGCTGTAATGGGTTTATATTGTTTAGCAAAAGATAAATTTAAATAA
- a CDS encoding aldehyde dehydrogenase family protein — MNAKNVYQLQREKILKNAFIDKKLRKENIEKLYSIIVQNESKIKEALSLDLNKSSLESYFSEIGLVLKEIKFNIKNLNKWTKPFHVSTPSHLALGKSEIQYEPLGQVLIISPWNYPFYLSLMPLVSALAAGNRVIIKPSEFSVHTSQLLQELINNNFDPQYAFVADSSLEVAQELLDYKFDLIHFTGSTTVGKIIAKKASETLTPITLELGGKCPCVVDKSQDIIYSAQKIMAGKLLNAGQTCIAPDYVLIDKNRINAFKAACYVYLENVLQNEEYIKGNYPKIINQKHFERLKKYLPKDHKINEKTLQIMPYIFETSWNDLIMQEEIFGPLLPIIPYDNLDDLLVKFKSLPKPLAAYLFTKDKKIIKLFKEQVTSGALVINDTIMHIANSNLPFGGVGDSGYGRSHGFEGFKAMSNPKAIYQRKGFNFKLNEHPYSKKKEFWIKKIIK, encoded by the coding sequence ATGAATGCAAAAAATGTTTATCAATTGCAAAGAGAAAAAATATTAAAAAATGCTTTTATTGACAAAAAATTGAGAAAAGAAAATATCGAAAAACTTTACTCAATAATTGTGCAAAATGAAAGTAAAATTAAAGAAGCTTTATCTTTGGACCTTAATAAATCATCACTAGAATCATATTTTAGTGAGATAGGTTTAGTCTTAAAAGAAATCAAATTTAATATTAAAAATTTAAATAAATGAACTAAGCCTTTTCATGTTTCAACGCCTTCTCATTTAGCTTTAGGAAAAAGTGAAATTCAATATGAACCTTTAGGTCAAGTATTAATAATTAGTCCTTGAAATTATCCTTTTTATTTGAGTTTAATGCCATTAGTTTCAGCTCTTGCAGCAGGCAATAGAGTAATCATTAAACCAAGTGAATTTTCAGTCCACACTTCACAATTATTACAAGAATTAATCAACAATAATTTTGATCCTCAATATGCTTTTGTAGCAGACAGTTCTTTAGAAGTTGCTCAAGAATTGTTGGACTACAAATTTGATTTAATTCATTTCACAGGTAGCACAACAGTTGGAAAAATTATTGCTAAAAAAGCATCTGAAACTTTGACACCAATTACTTTAGAATTAGGTGGGAAGTGCCCTTGCGTTGTTGACAAAAGTCAAGACATAATTTATTCTGCTCAAAAAATTATGGCTGGTAAATTGCTTAATGCAGGTCAAACTTGTATAGCTCCTGATTATGTTTTAATTGATAAAAATAGAATTAACGCATTTAAAGCTGCTTGTTATGTTTATCTTGAAAACGTTTTGCAAAATGAAGAATATATTAAAGGTAATTATCCAAAGATAATTAATCAAAAACATTTTGAAAGATTAAAAAAATATTTACCTAAAGATCATAAAATTAATGAAAAAACATTACAAATAATGCCTTATATTTTTGAAACAAGCTGAAATGATCTTATAATGCAAGAAGAAATTTTCGGGCCGTTGTTGCCTATTATTCCTTATGATAATTTAGATGATTTATTAGTCAAATTTAAATCACTTCCTAAACCTTTAGCTGCTTATTTATTTACTAAAGATAAGAAAATAATAAAGCTATTTAAAGAACAAGTTACTAGTGGAGCTTTAGTAATTAATGATACCATTATGCATATAGCAAATAGTAATTTACCTTTTGGTGGTGTTGGTGATTCTGGCTATGGCAGAAGTCATGGTTTTGAAGGTTTTAAAGCTATGTCAAATCCAAAAGCTATTTACCAAAGAAAAGGTTTTAATTTTAAATTAAATGAGCATCCTTACAGCAAGAAAAAAGAATTCTGAATCAAAAAAATAATTAAGTAG